The nucleotide sequence CCGGCACCGGCCCTGCGGCTCATGACATCAACGGTCCGCCGAAGCGACCGGCTCATGACCACCGCGATGGCCGCCGGAAGAGCGGGATCCGCCCGCCATCCGACCTCGCCATCCGATACGGGTCCCGCCCTGGAGACCCGGGATTCCCGGTCACCGCGGCCCCGGCCGTCAAGCCTGAAGCGCCGTGACCGGACGGATCGCCCGAAGTCTCCCGCGCCTGCTCCGCAACGCGCGTCACGACTCGAGCCTCATCCCTTATCTGGTGCCTGCCCCGCGACACCGTCCTTCCCCGGAAGACTCCAAGGACGGATAGCCCCGACCACGCCGGTACCGTACCCCCGGGGGCGGACGCAAGGCCGTCCCCCGATCCCCCACACGCCTGACGGGTGAAGCGCGCGGCGTCACCCATATGGCTCTCCAAGTGGAGCCGAAGACTCCACCCGGTAAACCCTGAGTTTTAAGAAGTGGAAAGCCGCACGACCACAAGCTGGCCGACCGTTTCCCCTTGGCTCTTACGTCCGGGTTCCGGTCTGCGACCTTCGCTGTCCCGTTTCGGATCGTCTGACGAGCGATGCGTGATGCACGAAAGCGCAACATCATTACACCGGTCCGAACGGAACAAAAGTCTAATCGCCGCCCCCGGCCCTGGCAATGGGACAGAAAGCGAACAGAAAAAAAGAAAAAATTGTTCGCGTCGAGGGTACAAGTCGGTAGCGAAATTCATCAGTAGATTTGACGAAAATGCCGTTACGACTCTCCACCCCTCGCCGTCTATTCTTTTAGAACGCAAAAAGCCGCGCACCATCTCTGGGCGCGGCTTCCAAAGGCGCTTGAGTCTAGTCTCAGAGGGCCTTGATGCGAGCCGACAGGCGCGACAGCTTGCGGGCGACGGTGTTGCGATGCAGCACACCCTTCGAAACGCCACGCATCAGCTCCGGCTGAGCGTCCTTGAACGCCTCGGCGGCGGCGGACTTGTCGCCGGCCTCGATGGCGCCTTCCACCTTCTTCACGAAGGTGCGGATACGGCTGACGCGGGCGCGGTTCACTTCCGTGCGACGCGCGGTTTGACGGATACGCTTTTCAGCAGACTTATGATTGGCCATGAAAACCCTACTCCGGACGACACGCCTGTCCCAGTGCGAGGGGGCCTTATACGCTTGCCCAAACCGGGAGTCAAGGCGGACAGGATCGTCCGTATTCGATGAAATCGTCGTGACGATATCTTGGGTGAAGACTGTCCTCTCCCACCAGATGCAGGGCACTGGTGGGAGAGGACAGGGCGGCGGGACTCAGCGATTCTTCCACTCGGGCTTGCGCTTCTCGGCGAAGGCGGCCATGCCCTCCTTCTGGTCCTCGGTCGCGAAGGTCGAATGGAACAGGCGACGCTCGAATCGGATGCCCTCGGCCAGCGTGGTCTCGAAGGCGGCGTTGACCGCCTCCTTGGCCATGGCGACGACCGGGCGCGACAGGCCGGCGATCTTGGTGGCGACCTTCACCGCCTCCTCGACCAGCTCGGCGGCCGGAACGACGCGGCTGACGAGGCCGCAGCGCTCCGCCTCGGCGGCGTCGATCTGGCGGCCGGTCAGGACCATCTCCATCGCCTTGGACTTGCCGACGAAGCGGGTCAGGCGCTGGGTGCCGCCGGCGCCGGGGATGGTGCCGATGGTGATCTCCGGCTGGCCGAACCTGGCGGTGTCGGCGGCCAGGATGAAGTCGGCCATCATCGCCAGTTCGCAGCCGCCGCCGAGCGCGTAGCCGGCGACCGCCGCGATGGTCGGCTTGCGGCACTTGGCCAGCCGCTCCCACTTCGCGGTGATGAAGTTGGAGGTGTAGACGTCCATGTAGGAGAAGCCGGCCATCTCCTTGATGTCGGCACCGGCGGCGAAGGCCTTTTCCGAGCCGGTGATCACGATGGCACCGATGGCGTCGTCGGCCTCCAGCGCGTCCAGCGCATGGCCCAGCTCGGTCACGAGCTGGTCGCACAGGGCGTTCAGCGCCTTGGGGCGGTTCAGAGTGATCAGCCCGACGGGGCCACGGGTCTCGACCAGGATGGTTTCGTAGGACATTGCTGCGGCACTCCCGATGTGTCTTGCCCCGGCATGCGGGGGTTCTTGGTTGGTCGGTCTTGTGGTTGGTCTGGCGCGGTCCTATCGCGGGTTCAGCACGAAGCGCACCTTGGTCGGCTGCGCCGTGCCGGACCCGACGAATTCCAGCCGCAGCTCCTCGCCCTCGCGCACGAAGGTGCGCTCGGCCGTGCGTTTCCAGCCGAGCTGCGGCAATGTCTGGTCATAGAAGGAAACGACGTCCTTGCGGCCGACCCGGCCGGTCATCACCGCCTCGGCGATGCGGCCGCCGGGCTTGTCGAAGACCATCGGCTCCTCGCCGGCAGGGGCGAGGCCCGGCATGGCCGGCACGTCGCCGAGCCCGGCGACGAAGCGCCCCTGCACGGCCGGCGCCGCTTCCGCCGCCAGGGCGGAACGAACGGGAAAAGCGAGGTCCCCCAGGCCCGCGACCGCGGGGCCGGCAAGGAGAAGCGCGGCGGATGCTGCGCGCAGCGTGGCCGGTAGAGCCGTCATGGGCTCCAGGTATATCAACGTTGGCGCGACGCACAATAGAAAGTCGACCGGCCGGCCTGCACGATGCGCCGGATGCCGCCCGTCCTGGCGACGTCGCAGTCGCAGCCGGGACAGGGCTGCCCCTCGCGGTCGTAGACCGAGAACTGGTGCTGGAAATAACCCAGCTCTCCCGAGGCCTGCCGGTAGTCGCGCAGGGAGGACCCGCCGGCCGCGATGGCGCGCGCCAATACGTCGCGGATCGCGGCGGCCAGCCGGTCGGCCTCCTCGCCGGTCACGGTGGCGGCGAGGCGGGTCGGATCGATGCCGGCCTGGAACAGCGCCTCGGAGACGTAGATGTTACCGAGCCCCGCCACCACCGACTGGTCGAGCAGCGCGGCCTTGATCGGGGTCATCTTCCCCGCCAGCCGTTCCGCCAGCACCGGCCCGGAGAATTCGTTGCCGAGCGGCTCCGGCCCCAGCGCGCGCAGCATGGGATGATCGGCCAGAGTCTCCGCCGTCGTCAGGTCCATCAGCCCGAAGCGGCGGGCGTCGTTGAAGGTGACGACGGTGCCGGCGTCGGTCTCGAATACCACATGGTCGTGGGTGCCGTAGGACTCCGGTCGCTGCGGCGTGATGATCATCCGGCCGGACATTCCGAGATGCGCGAGCAGCACGCAGCCGTCGTCGAGCCGGATCAGGATGTATTTCGCCCGCCTGCGGACCGACTCGACCCGCCGGCCGGTCAGCCGGGCGACGAAATCCGCGGGGAAGGGGGTGCGCAGGTTCGGGCGCCGCTGCTCCACACGGACCAGGAGCCGCCCTTCGAGATGCGGGGCGAGGCCCCGGCAGACGGTCTCGACTTCGGGAAGTTCAGGCATGGCGCACAGGGTGGGGTGCGGCGCGGCGCGGCGCAAGAGGCGGTTTGAGAGGGGCGGGTTGCGGTTCGGCGGGACGAGGCCTCGTGAGGAGGGGCGCCACGTCCGGCCGGGCAACCGGATGCCCGCGGCGGAAGCCGCAGGGCAAACGGGCATGGGCGGCCGAATAGCACCCCCTGCGGCCACGCCCCCGCTGGCGGAAGGACACTGCCCGCGCTATGTTCCCCGCCATGAGCGAGAAGCCCCTCCCCGACCCGACCCAGCCCGCCGGCTCCGAGGCCAACTGGTTCGGATTCCGCCCCGTCGACCCGAACGACAAGTCGGGTCTCGTCCGCTCCGTCTTCAACAGCGTCGCGACCAACTACGACCTGATGAACGACCTGATGTCGGGCGGCATCCACCGGCTGTGGAAGGACACGCTGATGGACATGGTGGCGCCGCGGCCCGACATGACGCTGCTGGACGTGGCGGGGGGCACCGGCGACATCGCCTTCCGCTTCCTGCAGCGCGGCGGCGGCGGAGCGGTCGTCTGCGACATCACCGAGGCGATGGTCCGCGTCGGGCGCGACCGCGCCATCGACCGCAACATCCTGTCGGGCGTGCAGTGGACGGTCGGCGATGCGGAGACGCTGCCCTTCGCCTCGC is from Azospirillum thermophilum and encodes:
- a CDS encoding enoyl-CoA hydratase, whose product is MSYETILVETRGPVGLITLNRPKALNALCDQLVTELGHALDALEADDAIGAIVITGSEKAFAAGADIKEMAGFSYMDVYTSNFITAKWERLAKCRKPTIAAVAGYALGGGCELAMMADFILAADTARFGQPEITIGTIPGAGGTQRLTRFVGKSKAMEMVLTGRQIDAAEAERCGLVSRVVPAAELVEEAVKVATKIAGLSRPVVAMAKEAVNAAFETTLAEGIRFERRLFHSTFATEDQKEGMAAFAEKRKPEWKNR
- the mutM gene encoding bifunctional DNA-formamidopyrimidine glycosylase/DNA-(apurinic or apyrimidinic site) lyase, translating into MPELPEVETVCRGLAPHLEGRLLVRVEQRRPNLRTPFPADFVARLTGRRVESVRRRAKYILIRLDDGCVLLAHLGMSGRMIITPQRPESYGTHDHVVFETDAGTVVTFNDARRFGLMDLTTAETLADHPMLRALGPEPLGNEFSGPVLAERLAGKMTPIKAALLDQSVVAGLGNIYVSEALFQAGIDPTRLAATVTGEEADRLAAAIRDVLARAIAAGGSSLRDYRQASGELGYFQHQFSVYDREGQPCPGCDCDVARTGGIRRIVQAGRSTFYCASRQR
- a CDS encoding class I SAM-dependent methyltransferase; this translates as MSEKPLPDPTQPAGSEANWFGFRPVDPNDKSGLVRSVFNSVATNYDLMNDLMSGGIHRLWKDTLMDMVAPRPDMTLLDVAGGTGDIAFRFLQRGGGGAVVCDITEAMVRVGRDRAIDRNILSGVQWTVGDAETLPFASRSMDAYTIAFGLRNVTHIDKAIAEAYRVLKPGSRFFCLEFSHVVLPGLRELYDVYSFQVLPRLGRAVARDEDSYRYLAESIRRFPDQASLAKRIEAAGFASVRVRNLTGGIAAIHSGWRI
- the rpsT gene encoding 30S ribosomal protein S20 — encoded protein: MANHKSAEKRIRQTARRTEVNRARVSRIRTFVKKVEGAIEAGDKSAAAEAFKDAQPELMRGVSKGVLHRNTVARKLSRLSARIKAL